From Erigeron canadensis isolate Cc75 chromosome 8, C_canadensis_v1, whole genome shotgun sequence, one genomic window encodes:
- the LOC122579637 gene encoding E3 ubiquitin-protein ligase ORTHRUS 2-like produces the protein MAHDSNLPCDGDGRCMICKINPPEEETITCKTCVTPWHVNCLSLQPQTLADVSQWECPDCCNLIPSHAPPVSGSEPLIVAIRAIESDTSLSDQEKAKRRQQLLTGKGSDDAGKESSGAGDGDNDVLKLITGSFNCSFCMQLPDRPVTTPCGHNFCLKCFEKWVGQGKRTCAICRTTIPPKMASQPRINSSLVIAIRMAKMTTSNASSGPSKPYYSVLNQNRPDKAYTTERAKKSGKANACCGKIFVTVPPDHFGPILAENDPERGTGVLVGETWEDRMECRQWGAHLPHVSGISGQSDYGAQSVALSGGYEDDEDHGEWFLYTGSGGRDLSGNKRINKTHSFDQKFEKYNEALRLSCRKGYPVRVVRSHKEKRSAYAPEKGVRYDGIYRIEKCWRKPGIQGHKVCRYLFVRCDNDPAPWTSDDNGDRPRPLPSISELKSATDVTERKGTPSWDYDEEKTCWLWKIPAPRSRKHTNNRDPDDGSGTRKASRRKAQMSVSERLLKEFCCLICHKVMNLPLTTPCAHNFCKSCLEGTFIGQTYMKERTCEGRRVLRAKKNIMKCPSCSNDISEYLQSPQVNRELMSVIESLLSQTKEMEEDTVLGEEILNPDENEKIDDVNKNEDVDNPDEVNNIDSKADDRLYDLRREVKHVYKRKKDYDEKCSPPTNVRVEERSKKACRIDVDNFE, from the exons ATGGCGCATGATAGCAACCTCCCATGCGACGGAGACGGCCGATGCATGATCTGCAAAATCAATCCACCGGAAGAAGAAACCATCACGTGCAAGACATGTGTCACCCCGTGGCATGTCAACTGTCTATCACTCCAACCCCAAACCCTAGCTGATGTTTCTCAATGGGAGTGTCCGGACTGTTGTAATCTCATTCCATCTCACGCGCCGCCGGTTTCCGGATCTGAACCGCTTATTGTGGCGATTCGCGCCATTGAATCCGACACGTCACTTTCCGATCAAGAGAAAGCTAAGAGACGTCAGCAATTGTTGACTGGAAAAGGCTCTGATGATGCCGGAAAAGAGAGCTCCGGCGCCGGTGATGGTGATAATGATGTTTTGAAGCTTATTACTGGTAGCTTTAATTGTTCGTTTTGCATGCAGTTACCAGATAGACCTGTTACG ACACCCTGTGGCCACAACTTTTGCCTGAAGTGTTTTGAGAAATGGGTTGGCCAAGGGAAGCGTACTTGTGCCATATGTCGAACCACAATTCCTCCTAAAATGGCAAGTCAGCCTCGCATCAATTCATCCCTTGTAATAGCAATTAGAATGGCAAAGATGACCACGTCAAATGCATCTTCAGGACCTTCGAAACCTTATTATTCGGTTCTAAACCAAAATAGACCCGACAAAGCATACACCACTGAGCGGGCAAAAAAGTCTGGAAAGGCTAATGCATGCTGTGGAAAGATATTTGTGACAGTTCCCCCTGATCATTTTGGACCCATTCTTGCAGAGAATGACCCAGAGAGAGGGACGGGAGTTCTGGTCGGAGAAACCTGGGAGGATCGTATGGAATGTAGGCAATGGGGTGCTCATCTTCCTCATGTTTCTGGGATATCCGGGCAGTCTGATTATGGTGCACAATCTGTGGCTTTATCGGGAGGATATGAAGATGATGAGGATCATGGAGAGTGGTTTCTCTACACCGGGAG TGGTGGAAGAGACTTGAGTGGAAATAAAAGGATCAACAAAACACACTCATTTGATCAGAAGTTTGAGAAATATAATGAAGCCTTACGGCTTAGTTGCAGAAAAGGCTACCCAGTACGTGTTGTGAG ATCACACAAAGAAAAACGGTCCGCTTATGCACCTGAAAAAGGAGTACGGTATGATGGGATTTACAGGATTGAAAAATGCTGGAGAAAACCTGGGATTCAA GGACACAAGGTATGTCGGTATTTATTTGTTCGTTGTGATAATGATCCTGCTCCATGGACAAG TGATGATAATGGGGATCGTCCAAGGCCTTTGCCTTCCATTTCAGAGCTGAAAAGTGCAACAGATGTAACGGAGAGAAAGGGCACTCCATCTTGGGATTATGAT GAAGAGAAAACATGTTGGCTATGGAAAATACCTGCACCGAGAAGTAGGAAACATACAAATAATAGAGATCCTGATGATGGCAGTGGTACAAGAAAAGCCAGCCGTCGTAAAGCACAAATGTCTGTGAGTGAACGGCTCCTAAAAG AGTTCTGCTGCCTCATCTGCCACAAAGTGATGAATCTCCCGCTTACTACTCCCTGCGCACACAATTTCTGTAAGTCATGCTTGGAAGGTACTTTCATTGGCCAAACTTATATGAAGGAGAGAACATGTGAAGGTAGACGTGTGTTAAGGGCAAAGAAGAACATTATGAAATGCCCATCATGCTCTAACGACATTTCTGAATATTTGCAAAGTCCACAG GTCAATAGGGAATTGATGAGTGTGATTGAATCACTTCTCAGTCAGACCAAAGAAATGGAAGAAGATACAGTGTTGGGAGAAGAAATTTTAAACCCAGACGAGAATGAGAAAATTGACGATGTTAACAAAAATGAAGATGTAGACAACCCTGACGAGGTAAATAACATAGATTCTAAGGCTGATGACAGACTATATGATTTGAGAAGAGAAGTTAAGCATGTTTACAAGCGGAAGAAAGATTATGATGAGAAATGCTCGCCACCTACAAATGTAAGAGTGGAAGAGCGAAGCAAGAAAGCTTGCAGGATTGATGTTGACAACTTTGAGTGA